Within bacterium, the genomic segment TCCCTTTACTTGGTCAATGTTAAATGAAGTAATTCAGAATATGATAAAACATATAATGAGAAAATTTGGATTTCCTCCTGTTGAGTTACCACCTATAATAGAGTTGCTTTATGGTCGGGTATATTGGAATATGAATAATCTATTAGAAGTATTTAAAGACCTATCTTTTTTTGAAGAGATTGGGGGAAAAGAAGCAATATTGGCTGTTGGGGAAAAAGTACCTAATTTTAGAATTAAGATAATATTGATGTGTCTGCAGATTTTTAGATTCAATATATTCAAACTCTTAAATGTTATTTATAAAATCAGTTGTATTTTCTTTAAGATGCACCGTGATATAGAGAAGGTATACTTCCAAGTTAGAAAGACTTTTGATAAGTTTGAAAAAGTTGATCTTTCAAAAATCTCTTTAGAAGAATTATTATCCTTTAGAATATTGTATAGTGAAGAAGCAAAGGAAGTAATGCTTGCTAATGTACTAGGGGGTGGATTAGTTATATCTTCTTATCAATTACTTGGTAAAATAACTAAGCGATGGCTTGATGATAAGGATGGAATACTCCAAGCAAAATTAATAGGTGGAATGTTAGATGAGACTGTCAAAATGGATATTGAAATCTGGAAATTAGCACAAAAGGCTTCAACTTCTGAATATATCAATTCTATTTTTAGTGAGAGAAATGAGGAAGAAATTATTAGTTTATTAAAAGAAAAGGGAGAAGGAAGGGAGTTCTTAATTAAATTAAAAGAATTTCTATCTGAATATGGACATCGATGTAGTATGGAATATGATTTTATGGTACCCAGATGGATAGAAGAACCAAGGTTTATCTTAAGTATGATAAAGAATTATCTCAAGAATAAAGTAAGTGAAGAGGGGTTAGTTGTTAATCCTATTAGACACTTGAAAAATAAAGCAATAGAACAGGAAAAAATAATTCTTAAATCTTTAGAAAAGTTATCATCAGGAATCTTTAATAAATTATTTCCCATAAAGAGATTCATTTTCAAGAAGGCCATTCAGAACCTTCAAAGAAACCACTCTTTACGGGAGACACCAAAATTTTATGCAATGATGCTATGGATGGCTGCAAGAATGATGATTTTAGAGGTAGGTAATCGTTTATTTGAAGAAGGAGTTCTTTTAAGTAAAGACGATATTTTCTTCTTGAATATAAATGAGACAAGAAAATTAGTAAAAGGGGAATTCAGTAAAAAAAAGGCTCTACAATTAGTAACTGAACGTAGGCAAGAATATGAACATAACCTTAAACTTAAACCGCCATCAATTATTAGAAGTGATTCTTTTCTCACTTTTGAAGAAGAGAAGTTGGAATCTTCATCTTATCTGGAAGGAGTAGGTGTATCACCTGGTAAAGTAACTGGGAAGGCAAGGATAATTTTTGATATAAATAAGTCTTGGAATTTAAGGAAAGGTGAAATATTAGTAGTACCTTATACTGATCCAGCGTGGACACCCCTATTTTTGATAGCAGCAGGAGTGATAACAGATATTGGAGGTTTACTTTCTCATGGTGCCATTATTGCTAGAGAATATGGCATCCCTGCTGTGATGGGTGTAAAAAATGGAACTAAGACGATAGAAGAGGGGAGAACGATCACCGTCGATGGAAATGAAGGAAGGGTTTATCTTTATTAATTTTGACTTTTATTACGTCAGAGGAATTAAAAAGGATGTCTTGTAATTACAATAGATTATATCTGACTATTTCAGTTGTACATACGGTTCTAATTCAACTTGTCCTAATGAGTTCAATAGGTTAATCAAAAAGTTTGCATACAAAAAAAGTTTCTGGCTTTTCATACAATAAGAGAACTGTTGTTCTTCAAAACATTTTTATCCAAAAGAAATCATAAGAAAATGTGCAGGAATATACTATCCTATAGGAGTTAAAATGAAAGTAGTATTTGTAAATTCACCAAGGTATGTACATCCTATTATGTATGAGACAAATGATTATTTGATGCCTTTAAATTATCCATGTTTAGCAGCAGCTATACGGGATAAAATGGAGGATATTGAAGTAAAAATTATTGACTGTCCACCTATGAGAATAGGCTGGAAAACTCTAAGAAAAATAATAGAAAAAGAGAAACCTGATGTAGTAGGCTGTGGAGATGTAGTTTTATATGCCCATGAAAGTGTAAAAGTCTTCAAGATAGCGAAAGAAATTAATCCTCGGTGTATTACTATCGCTGGGGGACATTTTTTTTCCTTCATGGTAGAGAAAGGTCTAAAGGAATATATGGCAGATTATATTGTAAGATTCGAAGGTGAAGAAACGATAGTAGAACTCCTTGAATATCTTAGGAATAATAGAGACTTGGAAAAGGTCAAAGGAATTGGTTTTAAAAGAGAGGGGAAGATTATTATTACCCCTCCAAGACCTCTTATTAAAAATCTTGATGAATTACCTATACCAGCTTTTGATCTTATGGTTATGGAGAAACCTTCTTCTTTTGGCATGACTTGGTTAAATGCAGGAGTGCTTGAAAAGTCTCGAGGATGTATAGATCACTGTAATTACTGTTCCCTATGGAAAGTAATGGGTCAATATTCTATTAAGCAAGATGGGAAGGAAGAAGTGAAACCTTGTTATAGGCAAAAGAGTGTTGAGAGAGCTATTGAAGAAGTAGAAATTCTTTACCACAAATACAAAAAGCGATATCTTTTCTGGGTTGATGCTACATGGAATGTTGCTCCTGAATGGACAGATGCTTTTTGTGAAGAGGTACTAAAGAGGAAAATGAAGTTTAATTACTGGGCTTTTCT encodes:
- a CDS encoding PEP/pyruvate-binding domain-containing protein: MVKKYQLFKKGILSNKYIRDLNNITINDISLVGSKGAKLGEMKKAKFPVPPGFCITADAYEYYLQYNEIQDEIVKIVKDTFISFSSLKSEAYKIKNLILSGHIPLELRNEIISAYHKLRGYVSIRSSATYEDLSITSSAGIYDTYLNIIGENEVLKKVVEVFASLWSERAISYREAKFSKNEVTIGIPKMAVIIQQMISAQVSGIIFTSNPVDKDLVIEGSFGLGEIIVKGKVTPDRYVINKRTLKISEKTLSTKDVMIIPDQSPNQVSMGVLEIYVPQEKKDRQILLDREIKKLARLGLNIERYYRVPQDIEWAYNKGKFYILQTRPVTAIPEKVTIWSNFNWNEIIPGVLSPFTWSMLNEVIQNMIKHIMRKFGFPPVELPPIIELLYGRVYWNMNNLLEVFKDLSFFEEIGGKEAILAVGEKVPNFRIKIILMCLQIFRFNIFKLLNVIYKISCIFFKMHRDIEKVYFQVRKTFDKFEKVDLSKISLEELLSFRILYSEEAKEVMLANVLGGGLVISSYQLLGKITKRWLDDKDGILQAKLIGGMLDETVKMDIEIWKLAQKASTSEYINSIFSERNEEEIISLLKEKGEGREFLIKLKEFLSEYGHRCSMEYDFMVPRWIEEPRFILSMIKNYLKNKVSEEGLVVNPIRHLKNKAIEQEKIILKSLEKLSSGIFNKLFPIKRFIFKKAIQNLQRNHSLRETPKFYAMMLWMAARMMILEVGNRLFEEGVLLSKDDIFFLNINETRKLVKGEFSKKKALQLVTERRQEYEHNLKLKPPSIIRSDSFLTFEEEKLESSSYLEGVGVSPGKVTGKARIIFDINKSWNLRKGEILVVPYTDPAWTPLFLIAAGVITDIGGLLSHGAIIAREYGIPAVMGVKNGTKTIEEGRTITVDGNEGRVYLY
- a CDS encoding radical SAM protein encodes the protein MKVVFVNSPRYVHPIMYETNDYLMPLNYPCLAAAIRDKMEDIEVKIIDCPPMRIGWKTLRKIIEKEKPDVVGCGDVVLYAHESVKVFKIAKEINPRCITIAGGHFFSFMVEKGLKEYMADYIVRFEGEETIVELLEYLRNNRDLEKVKGIGFKREGKIIITPPRPLIKNLDELPIPAFDLMVMEKPSSFGMTWLNAGVLEKSRGCIDHCNYCSLWKVMGQYSIKQDGKEEVKPCYRQKSVERAIEEVEILYHKYKKRYLFWVDATWNVAPEWTDAFCEEVLKRKMKFNYWAFLRADCLLQDEKLGILEKMVKIGLKHALIGIERSSTESLQTLQKSRCTYEQTKEVFEVLRKKYPQVIRVGTFIAGVENETKESIMDLANYALDLKLDYIELFTLTPNPGTTIWRECVRKDWIEIKDYKQWDWRTPIMPSEYMSREEIANTIEKALRKFYHLKHLIFRQLLSPISLRRKTAFWIIYITIKFMTLHIANLLKGIFEGKKDLKSSKILKVEKVIKPKWYDT